A window of the Coprobacter fastidiosus genome harbors these coding sequences:
- a CDS encoding glycoside hydrolase family 2, with the protein MQTHLRTLSLGLALSLGLGQLSAQNGVFKENFATDGMTLKTIGRGDCHVKNGVFSSRESYALFGNPEWKNYSVTFKARAPKGSEQVQIWAGFRAHNRNDRYIVGLKGGLQDDIVLARQGYMGTDEFFAVKPLGFHPIPGEWYKFKIDVVGDRIRVYINDENTPRIDVTDKNSNLAPSGQVSLGGGWLTTEFDDLEIKELPENYFQGIKRQEYKYAMSPAEKEAKRQRERSQYKAIEVGTLNPGRTEISLDGQWLFMPEYQLSDQDKAVNPAVEDKDWHSMSVPNFWNPIRIWLHGETFGSEHYPKGVSDTYFQQETERCENYTFEYGKVKAAWYRQWIELPESIEGKQIELHFDAVSKVADVFINGKEAGSHIGMFGDFSVDATPYLKPGKNLIVVKVVRDFIKNIADADKIVDVAVTVPVTNKMLKDIAHGFYCIDNGGIWQPVQMVITDPVKIEDVFIKPSLTGADYEITLKNYGKKKQSFDINGKIIDKSNNVQLSDVLLQKGVTLNPGEEKIVMASVKGLQPKLWTPQHPNLYNFKFSLSNKKGAIDSKTITSGFRTFEKRDDGFLYLNGKRYWLRGGNHTVFALTPNDRRMADTFYQIMKSGNIETTRTHTTPYNELWITAADENGIGISHEGTWPWLMIQSSMPDQNLIDMWADEYIGMLKKYRNHPSIFFWTINNEMKFYDNDPDKDRAIKKMQIIEKVVKRMREVDPTRPICFDSNYKRPEKRFGKDFFKTFDDGDIDDDHSYINWYDHTVFKQFNGEFQKNKREGRPLISQEMSTGYPNNETGHPTTFYTYVHQNPQVLVGDDAYPYGDPNAFLEAHRFITAELAEALRRSNPEASGILHFALLTWFRNVYDVNTIDPYPAYYSMQNSLNPLLVSAELWGRHLYAGSTLPVRFCVVNDLEDGSSVPASTITWSLISAGQVLAKGNVDVPVVEHYGRQWMTANIDVPSNLPESRVDAKLKLELKDKGGVLLSQNDYNITLATQEWSNNGELKDKKIVLVDNNNTAKVFDQLQIPYTKVATVAEAVKAKADLYVYAGLDDKNCSAEELSNMRKSIQDGKNALFLNCEKAMLKMYPEHFTGFLVPTEGDIATMEVPESPVFDNIEKMDLRYFNNNKREIPTVCSASMQTVRSEKVVPLAAQMKIHGYINGDMHKRSEYVSTIKGFPLLMIQDQGKVLVSTMRTDKAATDPIAGKLLSNMVSTMLK; encoded by the coding sequence ATGCAAACACACTTAAGAACTCTAAGTTTGGGATTGGCTCTGAGTCTGGGACTCGGACAACTAAGTGCCCAAAATGGCGTTTTCAAAGAAAATTTCGCGACCGATGGGATGACTCTTAAAACTATCGGTAGAGGTGATTGCCATGTAAAAAATGGCGTTTTTAGCAGTCGGGAATCTTATGCTCTTTTCGGAAATCCCGAGTGGAAAAATTATTCGGTGACTTTTAAGGCGCGAGCTCCTAAAGGCAGTGAGCAGGTGCAGATATGGGCAGGTTTTCGAGCTCATAATCGTAATGACCGTTATATTGTCGGGTTAAAAGGCGGACTGCAAGATGATATTGTTCTTGCCCGTCAGGGATATATGGGTACTGATGAGTTTTTTGCCGTAAAACCTCTCGGATTTCACCCGATTCCAGGAGAATGGTATAAATTTAAGATCGATGTAGTCGGGGATCGTATAAGGGTTTATATCAATGATGAAAATACTCCCCGTATAGATGTGACTGATAAAAACTCAAATTTAGCTCCCAGTGGTCAGGTTTCTCTTGGTGGCGGTTGGTTGACTACCGAGTTTGATGATCTTGAAATTAAAGAGCTTCCCGAGAATTATTTTCAGGGAATAAAACGCCAGGAATATAAATATGCTATGTCTCCGGCTGAAAAGGAGGCTAAACGGCAAAGAGAAAGAAGCCAATATAAGGCAATTGAAGTGGGAACTCTAAATCCAGGGCGTACAGAAATCAGTCTTGACGGTCAATGGTTATTTATGCCTGAATATCAGTTGAGTGATCAGGATAAGGCCGTAAATCCGGCTGTGGAAGATAAAGATTGGCATTCGATGAGCGTTCCTAATTTCTGGAATCCCATTCGAATTTGGCTTCACGGAGAAACATTCGGCTCTGAACATTACCCGAAAGGTGTTTCAGATACCTATTTTCAACAAGAGACCGAACGTTGTGAAAATTATACTTTCGAATATGGAAAAGTAAAAGCAGCTTGGTATCGTCAATGGATAGAATTGCCCGAATCGATAGAAGGTAAACAAATTGAATTGCATTTTGATGCTGTGTCTAAGGTTGCAGATGTATTTATTAACGGGAAAGAAGCCGGTTCGCATATTGGTATGTTCGGTGATTTTTCGGTCGATGCCACTCCATATTTAAAGCCGGGTAAAAATCTTATTGTTGTTAAAGTAGTTCGTGATTTTATAAAAAATATAGCGGATGCAGATAAAATTGTGGATGTTGCCGTGACAGTTCCGGTAACTAATAAAATGTTGAAAGATATTGCTCATGGTTTCTATTGTATCGATAATGGAGGAATATGGCAACCTGTGCAAATGGTAATTACAGACCCTGTAAAAATAGAGGATGTATTTATCAAGCCTTCTCTTACCGGAGCTGATTATGAAATCACTTTGAAGAATTACGGTAAGAAAAAACAGTCATTTGATATTAACGGTAAAATTATCGATAAGTCGAACAATGTGCAGTTGAGCGATGTCCTTTTACAGAAAGGGGTAACATTAAATCCGGGAGAGGAAAAAATTGTTATGGCGAGTGTGAAAGGTTTACAACCTAAATTGTGGACACCACAGCACCCTAATCTGTATAATTTTAAGTTTTCTTTGAGTAATAAAAAAGGTGCGATCGACAGTAAAACTATCACTTCAGGATTCCGTACTTTCGAAAAGCGTGATGATGGTTTTCTGTATTTGAATGGCAAACGTTATTGGCTGAGAGGTGGAAACCACACTGTTTTTGCTTTGACGCCGAATGATCGTCGTATGGCTGATACTTTCTATCAAATAATGAAGAGCGGTAATATAGAAACTACCCGTACTCATACTACTCCTTATAATGAGTTATGGATTACTGCTGCCGATGAAAACGGTATAGGTATAAGTCATGAAGGAACTTGGCCTTGGCTGATGATTCAGTCTTCTATGCCAGACCAGAATTTGATCGATATGTGGGCAGACGAATATATCGGTATGTTGAAAAAATATCGTAATCATCCGTCTATTTTCTTCTGGACTATCAATAATGAGATGAAATTCTATGATAATGATCCGGATAAAGACCGTGCGATCAAAAAAATGCAGATTATCGAAAAAGTAGTAAAAAGAATGCGTGAAGTAGATCCTACTCGTCCTATTTGTTTCGATTCTAATTATAAACGTCCGGAAAAACGCTTTGGAAAGGATTTTTTCAAAACGTTTGATGATGGAGATATAGATGACGATCACTCATATATCAATTGGTATGATCATACTGTGTTTAAACAGTTTAATGGTGAATTCCAGAAAAATAAACGTGAAGGCCGTCCTTTGATCAGTCAGGAGATGTCTACCGGATATCCGAACAATGAGACCGGGCATCCGACAACATTCTATACGTATGTACATCAGAATCCTCAGGTATTGGTGGGAGATGATGCTTATCCTTATGGAGATCCGAATGCATTCCTTGAAGCACATCGTTTCATTACCGCCGAGTTGGCAGAAGCTCTTCGTCGTAGCAATCCGGAGGCATCAGGTATTTTACATTTTGCATTACTTACTTGGTTTAGAAATGTGTATGATGTAAATACCATCGATCCTTATCCTGCATATTATTCTATGCAAAATTCATTGAACCCTCTTTTGGTTTCGGCCGAATTATGGGGACGCCATTTATATGCCGGATCTACATTGCCTGTTCGTTTTTGTGTCGTGAATGATTTGGAAGATGGTAGTAGCGTACCGGCTTCTACTATTACATGGAGTCTTATAAGTGCAGGACAGGTGTTGGCAAAAGGTAATGTTGATGTTCCGGTTGTTGAACATTACGGACGTCAATGGATGACTGCCAATATCGATGTGCCTTCTAATTTACCTGAATCCCGTGTGGATGCTAAGTTGAAGCTTGAGTTGAAAGATAAAGGTGGAGTATTGTTGAGTCAAAATGATTATAATATTACTTTGGCAACCCAAGAGTGGAGTAATAACGGAGAACTGAAAGATAAGAAAATCGTTTTGGTAGATAATAACAATACTGCTAAAGTATTTGACCAATTGCAAATACCTTATACTAAGGTCGCTACTGTTGCAGAGGCAGTGAAAGCAAAAGCCGATCTTTATGTTTATGCCGGATTGGATGATAAGAACTGTTCTGCAGAAGAATTGTCAAATATGAGAAAATCAATTCAAGATGGTAAGAATGCTCTTTTCTTGAATTGTGAAAAAGCGATGTTGAAAATGTACCCGGAACATTTTACCGGATTTCTTGTTCCGACAGAAGGGGATATTGCAACGATGGAAGTTCCCGAATCTCCCGTATTCGATAATATAGAAAAAATGGATCTTCGTTATTTTAACAATAACAAGCGTGAGATTCCGACAGTTTGTAGTGCTTCGATGCAAACTGTACGGAGTGAGAAAGTCGTTCCTTTAGCAGCTCAAATGAAAATCCACGGTTATATTAACGGCGATATGCATAAACGTTCTGAATACGTATCGACGATTAAAGGATTCCCCTTGTTGATGATTCAAGATCAAGGTAAAGTCTTGGTTTCTACTATGCGTACCGATAAAGCTGCAACAGATCCTATTGCAGGAAAATTACTTTCAAATATGGTTAGTACCATGCTCAAGTAA